One genomic window of Salvia miltiorrhiza cultivar Shanhuang (shh) chromosome 4, IMPLAD_Smil_shh, whole genome shotgun sequence includes the following:
- the LOC131020842 gene encoding uncharacterized protein LOC131020842, with protein sequence MGNCIFKALGVAVEDMVRVVTPDGGVMELYAPITAECVTNEFPGHAIFGSPRRASPPLLHSESLCAGQYYYLLPAHKAGHRAAAETPAPPYRMSVDNLRRLSEAEVFPRYNTAGVWKVRLVIDTDQLSEILSQEARTEALIESVRTAAKCAAAGAPSAANSDRRSRTSTAVDNSW encoded by the coding sequence ATGGGAAACTGCATATTCAAAGCGTTGGGGGTGGCGGTGGAGGACATGGTGAGGGTGGTGACTCCCGACGGCGGCGTGATGGAGCTCTACGCCCCGATCACCGCCGAGTGCGTCACCAACGAGTTCCCCGGCCACGCCATATTCGGCAGCCCCCGCCGCGCCTCCCCGCCGCTCCTCCACAGCGAGAGCCTCTGCGCCGGCCAGTACTACTACCTCCTCCCCGCGCACAAGGCCGGCCATCGCGCGGCGGCGGAGACGCCGGCGCCGCCGTACCGGATGTCGGTGGACAACCTGCGGCGGCTGTCGGAGGCGGAGGTGTTCCCGAGGTACAACACGGCGGGGGTGTGGAAGGTGAGGCTGGTCATCGACACGGACCAGCTGTCGGAGATACTGTCGCAGGAGGCGCGCACGGAGGCGCTCATCGAGAGCGTCAGGACCGCGGCGAAGTGCGCCGCGGCCGGGGCGCCGTCGGCCGCGAATTCCGACCGGCGGAGCAGGACGAGTACTGCCGTTGACAATTCGTGGTGA